A DNA window from Ornithodoros turicata isolate Travis chromosome 10, ASM3712646v1, whole genome shotgun sequence contains the following coding sequences:
- the LOC135370134 gene encoding protein argonaute-2-like: protein MSNVAVIRVRRGPPGVPQGQVAPLPYGAQGSSFAQAIQHRVASGQRRSQQQTNGPRTVAPTEGPRAGGGTSPQQNGGSPRTSTLNSSIKSADEIKIQELERSLPSHFPRRPAHGKQGRAIQLTANHFSIEIPSGNVFHYDVEIFSETRKEAKVPEKRKYRCMSTKINRMIIELLVKKYRHELSNCVPAFDGRKNLYTRRELKFSERTFSVDFEEDQRVQKFIVKIQYAATVNLDALHAVFDSRVNTVPQEVLQAVDIVLRHGPSIKLTPVGRSFFKPPQDNSTLGGGREVWFGYYTSVRPAQWKPMLNIDMSATAFYEPIPVLTFMCRIFSDARRELSPTDFRELRDFQTVRLNKELKGLRIKVNHLPYPRRYKVVKVTKEPAKKLYFTMEDGSRNSVADYFQSKYGRLTYPNLPCVQSGSPSHPVFLPLEVCEIVEGQHCKKKLDENQTSEMIKRTAQPPSKRFHEIRQSVKDLVTSNEPYLKEFGIKISTDATQLKGRVLDPPTLVFENNSVTKPREGTWELRGKHFYKAASISRWIVLNLSRFPQKHDIDNFVKMLVRVGQELGIKFEMPADVVTADAHRKPMKNIFADVMHKYSGLEIVLVVLAKNSNYAEIKQVCETELGLRTQCIMDNNVIKKCNAALVTNLCQKINAKMGGTNNSLLAQEKPSIFQKPVIIIGADVTHPAPGDKLRPSIAACVGSLDSIPSKFHASIRVQMEDAAATSRVEIIKDLKDMMKDMLKAFYRATKHKPERIIFFRDGVSEGQFMEVRNREVSAIRLACQELSPNETYEPALTFIVVQKRHHTRFMPSSDRDGVGKCRNVPPGTTVDSVVTHPLDFDFFLCSHFGIQGTSRPAHYYIVWDDSNFTADDLQKLSYYLCHTYARCARSVSIPAPVYYAHLAAYRAKNHVISKVDVSSSSSDSSGGSGDSVSTSQYVEAVKVLDSLQTAMYFV from the exons gAGGTCCTCCGGGCGTGCCTCAGGGTCAGGTGGCGCCGTTGCCGTACGGGGCCCAAGGATCCTCGTTCGCTCAAGCGATCCAGCATCGTGTCGCAAGCGGGCAGCGTCGAAGTCAGCAGCAGACAAATGGCCCTCGTACTGTGGCTCCAACCGAGGGGCCTCGTGCTGGTGGCGGTACTTCACCGCAGCAGAACGGGGGCTCTCCGCGCACGTCCACCCTCAACTCGTCCATCAAGTCTGCCGACGAGATCAAGATTCAAGAGTTGGAGCGCAGCTTGCCCTCCCACTTCCCCAGGCGGCCGGCGCACGGAAAGCAGGGCAGGGCCATCCAGCTGACCGCGAACCACTTCAGCATAGAAATCCCCAGCGGGAACGTGTTCCACTACGACGTCGAGATATTCTCCGAGACGCGCAAGGAGGCCAAGGTGCCCGAAAAGCGCAAGTACCGCTGTATGAGCACCAAGATCAACCGGATGATCATCGAGCTGCTGGTGAAGAAATATCGTCACGAACTCAGCAACTGCGTTCCAGCCTTCGACGGTCGAAAGAACCTCTACACGAGGCGGGAGCTCAAGTTCAGCGAGCGCACCTTCTCGGTCGACTTCGAGGAAGACCAACGGGTGCAGAAGTTCATCGTCAAGATTCAGTACGCAGCCACGGTCAACCTGGACGCCCTGCACGCGGTCTTCGACAGTCGCGTCAACACGGTGCCGCAGGAGGTGCTGCAAGCCGTGGACATCGTCTTGCGTCACGGACCGTCCATAAAGCTGACGCCCGTGGGCAGGTCCTTCTTCAAGCCGCCCCAGGACAACAGCACCCTGGGTGGCGGCCGGGAGGTGTGGTTCGGCTATTACACCAGCGTCCGCCCTGCCCAGTGGAAACCCATGCTCAATATCGACATGTCAGCGACTGCCTTCTACGAGCCCATTCCCGTTCTCACATTCATGTGCCGGATCTTCAGCGATGCCCGTCGAGAGCTCAGCCCGACGGACTTCAGGGAACTGCGAGACTTCCAGACTGTTCGACTGAATAAGGAACTGAAAGGGTTGCGCATCAAG GTGAATCATCTCCCTTACCCTCGTCGCTACAAGGTGGTGAAGGTGACCAAGGAACCCGCCAAGAAGCTGTACTTCACCATGGAGGACGGCTCTCGTAACAGCGTTGCGGACTACTTTCAGAGCAAATACGGCCGACTGACGTACCCGAACCTGCCGTGCGTGCAGAGTGGTAGCCCATCTCACCCGGTGTTCCTGCCCCTCGAAGTGTGCGAGATTGTTGAAGGCCAGCACTGCAAGAAGAAACTGGACGAGAACCAGACGTCGGAGATGATCAAGCGCACTGCACAGCCACCGTCGAAACGGTTCCACGAGATCAGGCAGTCCGTCAAGGACCTGGTCACCAGCAACGAGCCCTACCTGAAAGAGTTCGGCATCAAGATCAGCACAGACGCGACTCAGCTGAAAGGGCGCGTGCTGGATCCTCCCACCCTAGTGTTTGAAAACAACAGCGTTACCAAGCCACGCGAAGGCACTTGGGAACTGCGTGGCAAACACTTCTACAAGGCTGCCTCCATCAGTCGCTGGATTGTCCTGAACTTGAGCAGGTTCCCGCAGAAACACGACATCGACAACTTTGTCAAGATGCTGGTACGAGTGGGCCAGGAGCTAGGCATCAAGTTTGAGATGCCGGCCGACGTTGTCACAGCTGACGCTCATAGAAAACCGATGAAGAACATCTTCGCCGACGTCATGCACAAGTACTCCGGGCTGGAGATCGTACTCGTCGTGCTCGCAAAGAACAGCAACTACGCGGAGATCAAGCAAGTGTGCGAGACCGAACTGGGCCTGCGGACGCAGTGCATCATGGACAACAATGTGATCAAGAAATGCAACGCAGCTCTCGTCACTAATCTCTGCCAGAAGATCAACGCTAAAATGGGAGGCACCAACAACAGCCTCCTGGCGCAGGAAAAGCCTTCAATCTTCCAGAAGCCCGTGATCATAATTGGGGCCGACGTCACACACCCAGCCCCAGGGGACAAACTTCGCCCTTCCATCGCCGCCTGCGTGGGCAGCCTGGACTCGATCCCTTCCAAGTTCCACGCGTCCATCCGCGTGCAGATGGAAGACGCCGCTGCTACGTCCCGAGTCGAGATCATAAAGGACCTGAAGGACATGATGAAAGACATGTTGAAAGCGTTCTATCGAGCTACCAAGCACAAGCCCGAACGCATCATCTTCTTCCGGGACGGCGTCAGCGAAGGACAGTTCATGGAGGTCCGCAACCGAGAAGTCTCTGCGATCCGGCTCGCGTGCCAGGAGCTGTCCCCGAACGAGACTTACGAACCCGCCCTGACGTTCATCGTTGTGCAGAAGAGGCACCACACCCGTTTCATGCCCTCCAGCGACCGGGACGGCGTGGGCAAGTGCCGCAACGTCCCGCCGGGCACCACCGTGGACTCCGTCGTCACGCACCCGTTGGACTTCGACTTTTTCCTCTGCTCCCACTTCGGCATCCAGGGCACCAGCAGGCCGGCTCATTACTACATCGTGTGGGACGACTCCAACTTCACCGCGGACGACTTGCAGAAGCTGAGCTACTACCTGTGCCACACGTACGCGCGTTGCGCTCGCTCGGTCAGCATTCCGGCGCCTGTCTACTACGCCCATCTGGCTGCCTACAGGGCTAAGAACCACGTGATTAGCAAGGTGGACGTGTCGAGTTCGAGCAGCGACTCGTCGGGGGGCAGTGGGGACTCTGTATCCACCAGTCAGTACGTAGAGGCTGTCAAAGTTCTTGACTCCCTGCAAACTGCCATGTATTTCGTTTGA